One window of Labrus mixtus unplaced genomic scaffold, fLabMix1.1 SCAFFOLD_139, whole genome shotgun sequence genomic DNA carries:
- the LOC132967180 gene encoding contactin-associated protein-like 5, producing the protein HVAYSTSDRHCAVAIETSCLLWCSNWCCFVADGSPLSWWLDREGERRSYWGGFLPGVQQCSCSLEENCIDMNFFCNCDADSEAWANDSGILSYKDHLPVSQVVIGDTNRTGSQAVYHVGPLRCYGDKSIWNAASFYQESSYLYFPTLQAELASDISFHFKTSAPSGVFLENLGLKDFIRVELSAPSVVAFSFDVGNGPVLLSVKSHLPLNDRQWHYVRAERNVKEASLQVDQLPLRFLEAPADGHPRLRLSSQLFVGGTASQQRGFLGCIRTLSVNGVSFDLEDRARLTPGVSSGCPGYCSGSSSLCHNRGRCIEKNNGYVCDCSQSAYGGTTCDQEVSVSFDSESSVTYTFQEPFSVMQNRSSPASSVSTESSSRAREDVAFSFVTSQRPAMLLTVSTFSQQYIAVILANNGSLQIWYHLQTDTSPDVFSPALGNLADGRLHRVRIHRVGKNLYVQIDQDIHTKYTLSSDAELILIRSLTLGKVTRGDDFNQEVVRAASKGFVGCLSSVQFNHVAPLKAALTNRGSSLVTIRGPLVQSNCGALAESTSHTLQDQTATANKDKEQHQSGSQKDLAVIAGVVTAVVFIAVCALAVISRLLYQQRRAQRSSSSSGGGIKEENRHSMYTDYRTEMHLHSSVRDNMKEFYI; encoded by the exons CATGTGGCCTACTCGACCTCTGACAGGCACTGTGCTGTTGCCATAGAAACCAGCTGTCTGCTCTGGTGCAGTAACTggtgttgttttgttgcagaCGGCAGCCCGCTGTCCTGGTGGCTGGACCGGGAAGGAGAGAGGCGGAGCTACTGGGGCGGCTTCCTGCCCGGCGTGCAGCAGTGCTCCTGCAGCCTGGAGGAGAACTGCATCGACATGAACTTCTTCTGCAACTGTGACGCTGACTCAGAGGCGTG GGCTAATGACTCAGGAATCCTGTCCTATAAAGACCACCTCCCGGTGAGCCAGGTCGTGATCGGGGACACCAACAGGACGGGCTCTCAGGCTGTGTACCACGTCGGCCCTCTGCGTTGCTATGGAGACA AGTCTATTTGGAATGCGGCGTCTTTCTACCAGGAGTCCTCCTACCTCTACTTCCCCACGCTGCAGGCTGAGCTTGCCTCCGACATCTCCTTCCACTTCAAGACGAGCGCTCCTTCAGGCGTGTTTCTGGAGAACCTCGGCCTCAAGGACTTCATCCGAGTGGAGCTCAGCG CTCCCTCTGTGGTGGCGTTCTCCTTTGATGTGGGTAACGGTCCGGTGCTCCTGTCCGTGAAGTCCCACCTCCCCCTGAATGACAGACAGTGGCACTACGTGCGGGCCGAGCGGAACGTGAAGGAGGCATCCCTGCAGGTCGACCAGCTGCCGCTCCGCTTCCTGGAGGCGCCGGCTGATGGACACCCTCGCTTACGGCTCAGCAGCCAGCTGTTTGTAG gaggAACGGCGTCCCAGCAGCGTGGCTTCCTGGGCTGCATCAGGACTCTGAGCGTTAACGGCGTGAGCTTCGACCTGGAGGACAGAGCGCGGCTGACGCCCGGCGTGAGCTCCGGTTGCCCCGGTTACTGCAGCGGctccagcagcctctgccacaACCGAGGGCGCTGCATCGAGAAGAACAACGGCTACGTGTGCGACTGCTCCCAGTCGGCATACGGAGGGACTACCTGTGACCAAG AGGTGTCGGTGTCCTTCGACTCGGAGTCCTCGGTGACCTACACCTTCCAGGAGCCGTTCTCAGTGATGCAGAACAGAAGCTCGCCGGCCTCCAGCGTTTCCACCGAGAGCAGCAGCCGAGCCAGAGAGGACGTGGCGTTCAGCTTCGTCACATCCCAGCGGCCCGCCATGCTGCTGACCGTCAGCACCTTCAGCCAGCAGTACATCGCCGTCATCCTCGCCAACAACG GGAGTCTGCAGATCTGGTATCACCTTCAAACAGACACGAGTCCAGACGTTTTCAGCCCCGCCCTCGGCAACCTGGCAGACGGGCGACTCCATCGAGTCCGGATCCACCGAGTGGGAAAGAACCTCTATGTACAG ATCGACCAGGACAtccacacaaagtacacactgTCATCTGATGCAGAGCTGATCCTAATCAGATCCCTGACATTGGGCAAAGTCACCA GAGGAGACGACTTCAACCAGGAAGTGGTGCGAGCGGCCTCCAAAGGTTTTGTCGGCTGCCTCTCCTCAGTCCAGTTCAATCACGTGGCGCCGCTGAAGGCAGCGCTGACCAACCGGGGGAGTTCACTGGTCACCATCAGAGGTCCTCTGGTCCAATCGAACTGTGGCGCCCTGGCAGAGTCCACCTCGCACACGCTGCAAG ATCAAACGGCGACAGCCAACAAAGACAAGGAGCAGCATCAGAGCGGCAGCCAGAAGGACTTGGCTGTCATCGCAG GTGTGGTCACAGCGGTGGTCTTCATCGCAGTGTGTGCTCTGGCTGTGATAAGCCGCCTCCTCTACCAGCAGCGGCGCGcccagaggagcagcagcagcagcggcggcggcatCAAAGAGGAGAACAGACACAGCATGTACACGGACTACAGGACAGAGATGCACCTGCACAGCTCAGTCAGAGACAACATGAAGGAGTTCTACATCTGA